From the Zonotrichia albicollis isolate bZonAlb1 chromosome Z, bZonAlb1.hap1, whole genome shotgun sequence genome, one window contains:
- the TAL2 gene encoding T-cell acute lymphocytic leukemia protein 2: MTRKIFTNTRERWRQQNVNSAFAKLRKLIPTHPPDKKLSKNETLRLAMRYINFLVKVLGEPGLQQTAVAARGSILGLFQQAPHLQSMEELTLIENCGVSCPSMGSNIAECWSEASCP; this comes from the coding sequence ATGACAAGGAAGATCTTCACCAACACCAGGGAGAGGTGGAGGCAGCAAAACGTCAACAGTGCCTTTGCCAAGCTGAGGAAGCTCATTCCCACGCACCCACCAGACAAAAAGCTGAGCAAGAACGAGACACTGCGCCTGGCCATGAGATACATCAACTTCCTTGTCAAGGTCCTGGGAGAGCCAGGCCTGCAGCAGACAGCAGTGGCAGCCCGGGGCAGCATCCTGGGGCTCTTCCAGCAAGCCCCACACTTGCAGAGCATGGAGGAGCTGACACTGATTGAAAACTGTGGTGTCTCCTGTCCCAGCATGGGCAGCAATATAGCAGAGTGTTGGTCAGAGGCGTCATGCCCCTAG